A single genomic interval of Metasolibacillus fluoroglycofenilyticus harbors:
- the yfkAB gene encoding radical SAM/CxCxxxxC motif protein YfkAB has protein sequence MNTLYKPHDQWESYHDIDRYGKLTLSNIEFTTTNLCNMRCAHCAVGYTLQTKEAPAIPSEIIIKQLDRVETLRVMSFTGGEPLLTKRGIRDNLLPLLKYAKNRGIKTQINSNLTLPMSHYELVAPYLDVMHISHNWCDEKEFVETGFAMMQQKPPVEKRAELYRNIFDNARELSKGGLFVSAETMLNRNTLPFIEKIHDEVANEMLCKRHEIHPMYASDFASALDVINLNEYRAAVNQILDFRNEDIWILFGTLPFYPCSTDELDQALLARIRNASNITIRNDVDGRSRMNLNIFTGDVSVSDFADDGSALGNIQTASLEDIYEKWLSTNISSSINCHCPAVKCLGPNIIVKNMYYPTKEFTSGTVRAVGVGH, from the coding sequence ATGAATACATTGTATAAACCTCATGATCAATGGGAGAGTTATCATGATATTGATCGCTATGGCAAATTAACCTTATCAAATATTGAGTTCACAACGACGAACTTATGCAATATGCGCTGTGCTCATTGTGCTGTTGGCTACACGCTACAAACAAAGGAAGCACCTGCAATTCCTAGTGAGATTATTATTAAACAACTTGACCGTGTTGAAACACTACGTGTGATGAGCTTTACAGGTGGTGAACCTCTTTTAACAAAACGAGGCATTCGAGATAATTTATTACCGCTTCTAAAATATGCCAAAAACCGCGGCATCAAAACGCAAATCAATTCTAATTTAACATTACCGATGTCGCATTATGAGCTAGTAGCACCTTATTTGGATGTGATGCACATTTCACATAATTGGTGCGATGAAAAGGAATTTGTAGAAACAGGCTTTGCGATGATGCAACAAAAGCCACCTGTTGAAAAAAGAGCCGAGCTATATCGTAATATTTTTGATAATGCCCGTGAATTATCAAAGGGCGGGTTATTCGTATCAGCAGAAACGATGCTAAATCGCAATACATTACCATTTATCGAGAAAATTCATGATGAAGTGGCAAATGAAATGCTTTGTAAGCGCCACGAAATACATCCAATGTATGCAAGCGATTTTGCAAGCGCACTCGATGTGATTAATTTGAATGAGTACCGGGCTGCTGTCAATCAAATTCTAGATTTCCGCAATGAAGATATTTGGATTTTATTTGGCACATTGCCGTTTTATCCATGTAGTACAGATGAGCTTGACCAAGCTTTGCTGGCACGTATCCGCAATGCGTCAAATATTACGATTCGTAATGATGTAGACGGTCGTTCACGTATGAATTTGAACATTTTCACAGGTGATGTATCGGTATCAGACTTTGCTGATGATGGCTCCGCATTAGGCAATATTCAAACTGCCTCATTGGAAGATATTTATGAGAAATGGCTAAGCACGAATATTTCATCCAGTATTAATTGCCATTGCCCAGCAGTAAAATGCTTAGGGCCAAATATTATTGTGAAAAATATGTACTATCCAACAAAAGAATTTACAAGTGGAACAGTGCGAGCTGTAGGTGTTGGTCACTAA
- a CDS encoding MDR family MFS transporter has translation MNKVFIALLLVTALAAIEGTIVSTAIPSITADLLGVDLISWIYSAYLLASAIAAIIFGKLADLFGRKRMIIIGIIIFLVGSILCGLAQTMEQLIVFRAVQGIGAGSILPITLTMVGELFKTEKERAKGQSYLSMVWGVSGVIGPLCGGFIVDQVSWHFIFFINVPFGLASIYLIAKHYSEQLEVVKRKIDYLGAVLFTIGMVALLYVIIDNSKTQAWFESSSLIMYAVALGFLAAFIRVELKAEEPIIPLTLFKNGRLMVINGLTLCAMSIVIGVTVYIPIFAQSVLGKNATQAGLLLTPMSIFWTVNSIMAGHLIGRLTNKRIIQMGTILLTIGTILLARLTAGSSDLSVYIGSSLVGLGMGFIMPMLMISIQKVADPRQLGTSIGLNSFTNTFSQAIGAAFFGMIFNLITSDKMASLGKGEIQLNGEFAKGGFSADEVSFLQQTIAGGVSYIYIAALLFAVCAFIFSFFIATKSKMRI, from the coding sequence ATGAATAAAGTATTTATCGCATTGCTACTCGTAACAGCATTAGCTGCAATTGAAGGAACAATTGTTAGTACAGCCATTCCGAGTATAACCGCTGATTTATTAGGCGTTGATTTAATAAGTTGGATTTATTCTGCCTATTTATTAGCTTCAGCAATTGCAGCAATTATATTTGGTAAGCTGGCCGATTTATTTGGACGTAAACGAATGATTATTATCGGTATTATTATTTTCTTAGTTGGCTCCATTTTATGTGGATTAGCGCAAACGATGGAGCAATTAATTGTTTTCCGCGCCGTTCAAGGGATTGGGGCCGGCTCCATTTTACCAATTACATTAACGATGGTTGGGGAGTTATTTAAAACGGAAAAAGAGCGCGCTAAAGGGCAAAGCTATTTAAGCATGGTATGGGGCGTATCTGGGGTTATCGGTCCTTTATGTGGAGGCTTTATCGTCGATCAAGTTTCATGGCATTTTATTTTCTTCATCAATGTGCCGTTTGGGTTAGCTTCTATTTATTTAATTGCCAAGCATTACAGTGAGCAATTGGAGGTAGTGAAGCGGAAAATTGATTATTTAGGTGCTGTCTTATTTACAATTGGGATGGTTGCGCTTTTATATGTGATTATCGACAACAGTAAAACGCAGGCTTGGTTCGAGAGTAGCTCACTTATTATGTATGCAGTAGCACTTGGATTTTTAGCCGCTTTTATAAGAGTGGAGCTGAAGGCAGAGGAGCCAATCATTCCATTAACATTGTTTAAAAATGGGCGTTTAATGGTTATTAACGGTTTAACGCTCTGTGCGATGTCAATTGTGATTGGAGTTACAGTATATATTCCGATATTCGCCCAAAGTGTACTCGGTAAAAATGCCACACAGGCTGGTTTATTATTAACGCCGATGTCAATATTCTGGACCGTCAATTCGATTATGGCAGGTCATTTAATCGGGCGCTTAACGAATAAACGTATTATCCAAATGGGAACGATATTGCTTACTATTGGTACAATATTACTTGCCAGATTAACTGCCGGCTCTAGCGATTTGAGCGTTTATATCGGCTCCTCATTAGTCGGACTTGGGATGGGCTTTATTATGCCTATGCTAATGATTTCCATTCAAAAAGTGGCTGATCCGAGGCAGCTTGGTACATCAATTGGATTGAATTCTTTTACAAATACATTTAGCCAAGCTATCGGTGCAGCTTTTTTCGGGATGATTTTTAACCTGATTACAAGTGATAAGATGGCCTCGTTAGGAAAAGGGGAAATTCAATTAAATGGTGAATTTGCAAAGGGCGGCTTTAGTGCAGATGAAGTTAGCTTTTTACAGCAAACAATTGCTGGGGGGGTTAGCTATATTTATATAGCGGCTCTATTATTCGCCGTATGCGCATTTATTTTCTCGTTCTTTATTGCGACAAAGTCAAAAATGCGGATTTAA
- a CDS encoding right-handed parallel beta-helix repeat-containing protein: MIHKVSASKFAFFKSLSTTLKKAQHNDSLILMPGQYNTPLWIDQSLTLKGKKDATAILSGTINIPKGVIVHFEKLTFRHDIKIIVEGAVLFQQCYFEGDTLNEAIIVCHGLLKMTECTLANTPILLKKGSEASLSHCHLTACPATHITATNAHLELVSCQLKDAQHAIVLKESAKASIQHSHFTKQRCTQLLIESTSELIINDSTIEHGGNSAIDAKDCCQIKLQNTTIQHHRASQIGLQGSVLHMDNCKIQYGQKYGIQLALFSEAAIYNCHFSQNYNAHIYGNDQSALFIQTSTLHGSSKIGVELHKQAVAHFSRTAFKHNELIQLLLSERSSVSVEQCTFCTGQLGIVAQQHSHCTLLRSVVSGHIQSAITIDNSELIAFDNQFIRNDGHGLTAQQEAAVMIENNHFSDNNLSHINATQKSSITIHKSKFIRGKGMYIADSSLLYMTKSTVYDENHTQITGNNSTKIYIVDSKLKNGRFEAIKAANNCFVHITRSIISAHLLQQIVLHHSSLVMLDSTIEKGLRNALTLTDSCDARIENCQITEHKDTQIIATLHTKIKLLQTQLLNQNTINIAISHYSKASIEHCKITNNKQLANVQARHFSEMTIQHSRINNKDSQHLFIDEASGN; the protein is encoded by the coding sequence ATGATACATAAAGTGTCTGCTTCAAAATTTGCTTTTTTTAAATCACTATCCACTACTTTAAAAAAGGCACAACATAACGATAGTTTAATTTTAATGCCCGGTCAATATAATACGCCGCTATGGATTGACCAGTCATTAACTTTAAAAGGAAAAAAAGATGCGACCGCCATTCTATCAGGAACTATAAACATTCCTAAAGGGGTTATCGTTCACTTTGAAAAGTTAACCTTTCGACATGATATTAAAATTATCGTTGAGGGCGCTGTTCTGTTTCAACAATGCTACTTTGAAGGAGACACACTTAACGAAGCTATAATCGTCTGTCATGGATTGTTGAAAATGACGGAATGCACTTTAGCAAATACGCCTATTTTATTAAAAAAGGGCAGTGAAGCGAGTTTGAGTCACTGTCACTTAACAGCATGTCCTGCCACACATATTACTGCAACAAACGCCCATCTAGAGCTTGTCTCATGTCAGCTTAAAGATGCGCAACATGCAATTGTACTAAAAGAAAGTGCCAAGGCGAGTATTCAACACAGTCATTTTACGAAACAGCGCTGTACACAGTTACTTATTGAAAGCACGAGTGAGCTTATTATAAATGATAGTACGATTGAGCATGGTGGAAACAGCGCTATAGATGCTAAGGATTGCTGTCAAATAAAGCTACAAAATACAACCATACAACATCATCGCGCTTCACAAATTGGGTTACAGGGCAGTGTATTGCATATGGACAATTGTAAAATCCAATACGGTCAAAAGTACGGCATACAACTCGCTTTGTTTTCTGAGGCCGCTATTTATAATTGTCATTTTTCACAAAATTATAATGCGCATATTTATGGTAATGACCAATCTGCATTATTCATTCAAACGAGTACTTTACATGGTTCTTCAAAAATTGGTGTGGAGCTACATAAACAAGCTGTTGCTCATTTTTCTCGTACAGCGTTTAAACATAACGAGCTTATCCAATTATTATTGTCAGAACGGTCAAGCGTTTCCGTTGAACAATGTACATTTTGCACCGGACAGCTAGGTATCGTAGCACAGCAACATTCACATTGCACTTTGCTACGTAGCGTTGTCAGCGGTCATATTCAATCAGCCATAACAATTGACAATAGCGAGCTTATTGCATTCGACAATCAATTCATAAGAAATGACGGCCATGGCTTAACAGCGCAGCAAGAAGCGGCGGTTATGATTGAAAATAACCACTTTTCAGATAACAACCTATCACATATTAATGCAACGCAAAAATCAAGTATTACTATTCATAAAAGTAAATTCATTCGTGGTAAAGGTATGTATATCGCAGATTCCTCTCTATTATATATGACAAAAAGTACAGTTTATGACGAAAATCATACACAAATTACAGGAAATAATTCGACAAAAATTTATATTGTCGACTCCAAGCTTAAAAATGGACGTTTTGAAGCCATTAAAGCGGCTAATAATTGCTTCGTCCACATTACACGTAGCATCATATCCGCGCACCTTTTGCAACAAATTGTGCTTCATCATAGCTCACTTGTCATGCTTGATAGTACCATTGAAAAGGGGCTCCGAAATGCACTTACGCTTACGGATTCTTGCGATGCTCGCATTGAAAATTGTCAAATTACAGAGCATAAAGACACACAAATTATCGCGACGCTACACACTAAGATTAAGCTGCTGCAAACACAGCTGTTAAACCAAAATACAATAAATATAGCTATTTCTCACTATTCTAAAGCTTCTATTGAGCACTGCAAGATAACGAATAATAAGCAATTGGCAAATGTGCAAGCAAGACATTTTTCTGAAATGACCATTCAGCATTCAAGGATTAACAATAAAGATAGTCAGCATCTTTTCATTGATGAAGCTAGTGGAAATTAA
- a CDS encoding DUF2785 domain-containing protein: protein MTTIYEPLLQMDYEQRKQYMQQHSEKVLSELLQHIGYANEEHHDKIVYRLFGELLTERLWSKEQLVRTALILPTNDYLFKNMTNSDQESVFTRSFSALWLVYLLYFDRERSFLTKEEAQFVMVEASRYLEQEQDVRGFVQGKGWAHSVAHGADLLATMLTHPHFPPHLVPVILQGIKATFWKGTAFLDDEEERLAQVFEQLITTDFPEEVCIEWVEQVFDKLAFQRNNEGYTAQFFHARTNILRFMRTLYFTLKFSHKMPQLQGVVSIFIGKWTKL, encoded by the coding sequence ATGACAACGATTTACGAACCATTGCTGCAAATGGATTACGAGCAAAGAAAACAATATATGCAACAGCATAGTGAGAAAGTATTAAGCGAGTTATTGCAGCATATAGGCTATGCAAATGAAGAGCATCACGATAAAATCGTGTATCGGCTTTTTGGGGAGCTGTTAACCGAGCGACTTTGGTCGAAAGAACAGCTAGTGAGGACGGCACTTATATTGCCAACAAATGATTATTTATTTAAAAACATGACAAATAGCGATCAGGAGAGCGTTTTTACACGTTCATTTTCAGCACTTTGGCTCGTTTATTTATTATATTTTGATCGCGAGCGTTCATTTTTAACAAAAGAGGAAGCGCAGTTTGTTATGGTGGAAGCGAGCCGTTATTTAGAGCAGGAGCAAGATGTTCGAGGCTTTGTCCAAGGCAAGGGCTGGGCACATAGCGTGGCGCATGGCGCTGATTTACTTGCTACGATGCTGACACACCCACATTTTCCACCTCATTTAGTTCCTGTAATTTTACAAGGGATTAAGGCAACATTTTGGAAAGGGACAGCTTTTCTTGATGATGAGGAAGAGCGCCTAGCGCAAGTTTTTGAGCAATTAATCACAACTGATTTTCCAGAAGAAGTATGTATTGAATGGGTGGAACAAGTATTTGATAAATTAGCTTTTCAACGTAATAACGAAGGCTATACTGCACAGTTTTTCCATGCAAGAACAAATATTTTACGCTTTATGCGTACATTGTACTTCACATTGAAATTTTCGCATAAAATGCCCCAATTACAAGGCGTTGTCTCAATTTTCATCGGTAAGTGGACGAAATTGTGA
- a CDS encoding nucleoside deaminase, translating into MHEKFMAQAIQLAEDNAAQGKQPYGAVLVKDGEVIAVGVNEVEATFDPTAHAETLAVKEACQKLKTFDLSGYIMYASGEPCPMCLGTMYLTNISEVYYATPCVPGGLSAAIYEELKLPQAKRTMMQIRKL; encoded by the coding sequence ATGCATGAAAAATTTATGGCACAAGCGATTCAGCTTGCAGAAGACAATGCCGCACAAGGCAAGCAACCTTATGGGGCGGTGCTTGTCAAGGATGGAGAAGTAATTGCAGTAGGGGTAAATGAGGTAGAAGCAACATTTGATCCGACAGCACATGCAGAAACATTGGCAGTGAAGGAGGCTTGCCAAAAGCTAAAAACATTCGACTTATCGGGCTATATTATGTATGCGAGCGGGGAGCCTTGCCCAATGTGTCTTGGTACAATGTACTTAACAAATATTTCAGAAGTATATTATGCAACTCCTTGCGTTCCAGGTGGCCTATCTGCTGCTATTTATGAGGAGCTAAAGCTTCCCCAAGCAAAGCGGACAATGATGCAAATTCGTAAGCTATAG